In the Quercus lobata isolate SW786 chromosome 5, ValleyOak3.0 Primary Assembly, whole genome shotgun sequence genome, one interval contains:
- the LOC115988615 gene encoding coatomer subunit zeta-1-like, protein MESCPSIKNILLLDSEGKRVAVKYYSDDWPTNTAKETFEKAVFTKTQKTNARTEAEVAMFENCIIVYKFVQDLHFFVTGGEDENELILATVLQGFFDAVGLLLRGNADKKEALENLDLILLCLDEIVDGGIILETDANVIAGKVASNSLDAGASLSEQTISQALATAREHLTRSLLK, encoded by the exons GAGTCATGCCCTTCAATTAAAAACATCCTCCTTTTGGATTCTGAAGGGAAACGTGTAGCTGTTAAGTATTACTCAGATGACTGGCCTACAAATACTGCGAAGGAAACATTTGAGAAAGCTGTATTTACCAAGACTCAGAAGACAAATGCACGGACAGAGG CGGAAGTAGCAATGTTTGAGAACTGTATCATTGTTTACAAGTTTGTTCAAGACCTCCACTTTTTTGTTACTGGGGGTGAAGATGAAAATGAGCTCATCCTAGCCACTGTTCTTCAGGGATTTTTTGATGCAGTTGGTCTTCTTCTTAG AGGTAATGCGGACAAGAAGGAGGCACTTGAAAACTTGGATCTTATTCTGTTATGCCTTGATGAAATTGTTGATGGCGG TATTATTCTTGAGACAGATGCAAATGTTATAGCGGGTAAGGTTGCAAGTAATAGTTTGGATGCTGGAGCTTCCTTATCTGAACAG ACAATTAGTCAAGCATTGGCCACCGCACGTGAACATCTAACAAGATCTCTACTTAAATGA